Below is a window of Oncorhynchus clarkii lewisi isolate Uvic-CL-2024 chromosome 19, UVic_Ocla_1.0, whole genome shotgun sequence DNA.
ATTGCATACAGCTAAATTGCACAGCCAGCTTTCACTGCAATTCGGAACTTCTCATGCACAAAAAACAACACACTGACTTTAAGTCACAGTGTATGTTTCCTAATTGTGGAAGGATTTTCAACGAGGCCTACCTGTTGTATGATCATGAGGCACAACATTACCTTACATTCACTTGCAAAATAGCTAATTGTGGGAATATTTTCTATTCACAGTCCCAACTAAATTTGCATCAGCAGAACCATGACACTAATGAAATGCCCGTCGCAAGTGAGAACAATCCTATACCTGAAATAGAACCTTCCACCCAGTGCTCCGCTAGGCAAGAGGAAACTTGCTCTGCCTCTGTCAATCTAGATCAGAAGACGGCACAGGATTATGTGACGGAAGAAGTGGTTAAATCAGGTTCGTCAACAGTTCCTGAGAACCCAAAATGcccaatgaaaataaaacattcagTCGAGAGTATGTTGAGCAGTTCTGTTGTCAATCCCAGAAAGGAGTTTCGGAAGTGTTATGTTCCACTGATCAAAACTAAGCTGGGATTGGAGAATGCAAAACTATCTCCTGTCGTCCCACGCCAAGAAATGATAGCAAATCATGTGGATCCCCAATATCACTGTGGAACAAATCCTTTGAAAGGGTGCCCAAAAGAGGAGCAGAATAACAGACCAACTGAAGCTGTTCAGAAAGTGTTACCACAGGCCTTTCCTCCACGAGAAATTAAGAGTGAACCCCCATTTATTCTACATCCATATCAAAACACTCCTGCAATAACTGGTAGAGATGAGGATGAGTATAGTTGTCCACTTGAAGCATGTGACCGCAAATACAGTACCTCCAAAAGTCTCTCCCGACATGTAAAGAAAAACCATCCAGACATTTTTGAAGACTGGAAACTGGCAAAGAAGTACAAGAAAGTTGTCAAAATAACTTCGAGAAAGGCTCCATCAGTGAACAAGACTTCACAGGACCCAGAGAACAAAACATTACTTCATCAAGCACCACTATGCAGCAATAGTGGATTACAGCAGTTTGAATATCCGGTGGCATGTTCAAATTTACCTGTAATTTGCCCCGTTTGGGAAACCCCCCCAAACCAGACTGGTCTAATGCAGTCCGAGATGGGTGACTCATGGACATCTACATTGAACGATTGCTATGCAGAGGTCTTCCATCTGAATGAATACTCCAATAAGAGCATAACTCCTTGGCAATCAGAACCGTATCAACTGTTAGAAAGGGGCAGAGAACATACACCAGCAAATATGCATGATAGTGCCATCCAACCCATTAAATCAGAGTCAAGTCTGATGAATCAGATGTCGGAATATGTGTCAAGCTCTCTTATGCTGGATAATGGAGGACAACACTATGGGATAACTAATTCTGGGGATAATGTTGATGTTTCCCTAATGGGAAAAAACTATTCCAGTATGTCTGGCCAAGAAAGTAACGTTTTGTCAGCTGGAGGTTCCCATGCTTCATATGTCCCAAATGAATATGTCCTTAATTCAAGGGCATCAATAGACATTCCAAGCAATGCAGTGAGCCATGATGGCCAAGTAGCACCAAGAAACACAGTGGAGATGACCAACATGGAGGACGTAACTCATCTTACATCACCCAATTATGAGAATCAGATGAGCAGCTCTGTAGATGAAATGCTTCTTAGTCCGCATGCTTCTATCCAAAAAGATTTATCGTACAACGAGGACACTCATGCAGAACCTGAAGCTATCCCTGCAGACGAGAAGATTGCTGATCATGAGACACAGAAAGTAAAACGCTGCAGACTCAGCAAGAGAACGAAATGGCCTGCTATCATAAAGGATGGCAAAGTCATCTGCCGAAGATGCTTTAGAGAATTCTCAAGCACAAAGTCTCTCGGAGGTCATCTTTCAAAACGCTCCCAGTGCAAGCCATTAGTTGAAATGGACTTAACGGCTGATTTGCCTATGTCATTTCTCGACTTTCTCAATGATCCAAATGTTCCTGAAACTGGATCAATATACAACATACTAAATGGTGAATTCCCACAGGAAGGTGTTGGTAATCCCTCCACGCCAAATCCTTCTAATTTGTCACAAAAGGAAACCCAAAAACCCCTGGATTCTCAATCAAACACTTTTTCTTCAGTTTCGGCCGGTAGACAATCCAAACTCAGCCCAAATAAAACCGTGTGGATAGAATTGAAAGAGTCAAAGAATTATGCTGGCAGTCAGCAGGATGGGGAGTCAAAAGGCAGTCTTGCTGAAAAAATGTCAAGTGCAACTTCCTTTGCGGCATGTCAAGATGACAAGGTTATAGAAATTCAAAATGCCCTACAAATGTTGGATTTAGTTGAAGCTGCACATGAGAAAAGTTTGCAGGAAACTTGTTCCTCAAAGTACAGTGGCAGCCAAAGCAATGCCATCTCAAGCTATAATGTCATGCAAAAAGATAATGTTCAAAACACGACAACAAAAACGATTGTCAAGAAGGAAGACCAGAATCGTGACAATGGCCCCAAGCCGTTCAAGTGTGAAATGGATTATTGTGAATATGGGTTCATGACAAAAGAGGCATTATTCAGACaccttggtagagttcatgatTACACCATTGAGATGATTGAGGAACTAAAGAAAACCCCAGTCAAATTCTCTCCATATCCTTGTTACATTTGCCCAAAAACATTTACCAGAACCACAGGCCTAAGAATTCACTATGAAAAAGTCCACCACCTGACGCAGGCAGAGATGAACAAGTTAAAGGTCGGAAATCGCAAAAAAAGGTCAAGCAACCCCAATATTGAAACAGAGGTAGAGAGTAGTCATGGAACTGGATCTTCAGTTGTGTCAACTTTCATCAAACAAGAGCCACTTGATATTGACACTGGCTGTTCAATTCAAAGCACAAATCAAGACAGTCATGCACAATCCTCTGAGATCATTACAGCTGGAGATGCCGTTCAAGAGGATTCCATGCATCAATTAACAGTTGAGAGAGTGCAATCACCACAAGATACCTTGGATGACTTGGACAAGTCATTTTACGAATTAGAATCACCATCAAAGACCAGATATACCAAGAATGAGACATTAATGACAGCCTCACAAATTAACCACACTCCAGTGTTGAAGCAAAAATTAGGTCAAGGTGACACTGCGGAAAGGCCAGCTGCACGTTCCGATGCTAGATCTTTTAGCCATGCAACAGAGGTGGCATCCAGCCAGGCTGTGAAACCCTCACCAGAAAAAGCAAGTTGTTCAAAAAACACAATATCCAAAGATGAGGTTCATTTCCAAAGGAAAGAAAAGGTTCAGAAAAGGTTGGGGCTTCAACTGTGTGACGCTGACAATTCTTTCAGCCCATATAGGCCCTACCGTTGTGTTCATGAAGGATGCGCTGCAGCCTTTACCATCCAGCAAAATCTGATCCTTCACTCCAGGGCTATGCATCAGTCATCCCTTCCCCTGTCTTCAGGAGACCTTGATACTGTAAAGGCTGTCACTGGTGAACAAGCTGCTGAAGTGGAGAATAATGAAATCCGATGTCAAGTGAAAGACTGTTCAAGGATATTTCCAGGGATTACAACCTTGGTGCAGCATTACCTATTGCTTCATAAATTCACTCGAGATAAAACCACTGCTATGATGTCAAGCCTCAATATAGGGACATTCCAGTGTGACCGGTCAGAATGTACACTCTCCTTCACCTCTGTGGAGAAATACATTGACCACATCAAAAACTTTCACAAGGAAATAAACATCTCTGAGAGAGGCAGTGTGGATCAGACTTTTAAGTGTGGGTATGATGGCTGTGACCGGATCTACACTACAAAGTCAAACCTTCTTCGTCATGAGATGAAAAAGCATGATTTAATTTATATTCCCAGAACACAGCAACAGAGAACAACATGCGTCAAGCCCAACAATGGCAAAGAGAACATTGAAAACGCAGTCAAATTGAACAAGAAAAACACTAAGAAAGATGACGGATCGCTCGACCACTGGACTAACTTTGGAAAACCCTCTCTGAAATCTATGGATGAGGCATCTGCCATCTGCACCCAAAAATTATCTTTGCAATATCCATGCATGATAAAAGGCTGCGACACAGTTGAACGGACTGAACGGAATATATTCAAACATTACACCACACATGGCCTCACCGAGAAATATATAGAGGATCAGAGAAGCCAGTTTATGTTCTGTAAAAAGTACCCACGCTCAAGAGTCAAAGATGCAAACAAATCCGAGGGTATGTCAACAGACTCCTCTGAGGAGACGGACCCTGACGAGGATGAGCCTGAGACTTCAGAGACCAACTGTCAGAGGCAAGAAGTGTTGGATGGTGATATTCAAGCAGAGGCTAAACTTTCAACTGATGAGATTTCTGAAACCCAGTATTTTACTTCAGAGGTCAAAAAGAGGGGTTGCCCCCGAAAATCAGAGCGGAGAGCATTAGCTTGTCCGGACAGAAGGTTGACTCTGAGAAATCGGCCGGCAGATAAAGTCCACCAGTTGACAGAGGCTTCGGACCAGGGCTCCACTGCTTCTCAAGAGGAAGAAAGCAAGGGCGGTGTTGCACTGGACAGTTTCCCGAAGTTCCTGGATACTTCACCATCGACCCACACTCCCAAAAGAAAAATTAGTGGAGGTTCAAGGAGTGAGTTGCCATTAAAACGACAGCGTACCCTTAAGCAGAAGACCGCTAATATTATGTCCGCAACACCTGATGAAGTTATTGGAGCCTGTCAAAACCTTGTAGACTTCAGAAATCCTCAAAATCTTCAATCCGTGAACAATGTGAAGATTGTAATGGACAAAACCTTTTCCGACGGTGCTGATCTTTTGCTAAAGCAACTTCAAGATATGCGACCCATGGTTATAATACAAAAGTGGCTTTATAGTTGATGGATTGCTCACAGCCTG
It encodes the following:
- the LOC139375374 gene encoding zinc finger protein 292-like — its product is MAEGETEKEYATRKAIERLRERFQELTTTLKESPESPSDASLRFCQEFCQILVEHAGRWKAEEEPLPLLEVYTVAILSYAKAITCLSSECENVPLVLENLGLSCVELLLSLPESVPGALWEEFQSCVKSAHSLLQKHGNTQLHMLSAMAQEPGVWTNTTLCSILSNEMPEIDRVHEFLQMEGPTLLNMRIKHLIKQNRAEKAAVLAKMCSEYPEYEGKGNFKQTYLVCLCMTKTQEQLMQEIMQVDCKDGLEMICNLESDGDEKGALCLCSAFLERQLLQGDVYCAWELTLFWSKLLMRSESSADAFLGQCRKLVLLSRSVCHILFLIKVIQSEVGEVGLPVCIEMCIQALQMASSDNTDSRTTICKTISCLLPTDFEVKRACQLTEFLFQPTVDSYYAVEALYNEPDEKLEDENLPVPNSLRCELLLALKTQWPFDPEFWDWRTLKRNCLALMGEEGSIVSSIDTLNDTDEGLEDDAAEKGPEFKDLEDFILNTTNELNEIADEKEKNREAKKLREKGFVSARFRNWRAYMQYCVLCDKEFLGHRIVRHAQKHFKDGVYTCPICADSFDTKEILEPHVASHVKQSCKERLAAMKATRKLPKPTQSTSSHCNNFKDGAVVKLEAETIVSPNDAHSLDGNCNSAETVKVSPPKPVQTKVSPQKPVPTRYEAEFTEDCVCPVTYCQKVFKFFRSLVTHVKAHKNDEEATRFLEIQRQKVVCQYCRRQFVNSRHLNDHLQMHCGAKPYYCIQLNCTASFHCNSELLMHKKQHTDFKSQCMFPNCGRIFNEAYLLYDHEAQHYLTFTCKIANCGNIFYSQSQLNLHQQNHDTNEMPVASENNPIPEIEPSTQCSARQEETCSASVNLDQKTAQDYVTEEVVKSGSSTVPENPKCPMKIKHSVESMLSSSVVNPRKEFRKCYVPLIKTKLGLENAKLSPVVPRQEMIANHVDPQYHCGTNPLKGCPKEEQNNRPTEAVQKVLPQAFPPREIKSEPPFILHPYQNTPAITGRDEDEYSCPLEACDRKYSTSKSLSRHVKKNHPDIFEDWKLAKKYKKVVKITSRKAPSVNKTSQDPENKTLLHQAPLCSNSGLQQFEYPVACSNLPVICPVWETPPNQTGLMQSEMGDSWTSTLNDCYAEVFHLNEYSNKSITPWQSEPYQLLERGREHTPANMHDSAIQPIKSESSLMNQMSEYVSSSLMLDNGGQHYGITNSGDNVDVSLMGKNYSSMSGQESNVLSAGGSHASYVPNEYVLNSRASIDIPSNAVSHDGQVAPRNTVEMTNMEDVTHLTSPNYENQMSSSVDEMLLSPHASIQKDLSYNEDTHAEPEAIPADEKIADHETQKVKRCRLSKRTKWPAIIKDGKVICRRCFREFSSTKSLGGHLSKRSQCKPLVEMDLTADLPMSFLDFLNDPNVPETGSIYNILNGEFPQEGVGNPSTPNPSNLSQKETQKPLDSQSNTFSSVSAGRQSKLSPNKTVWIELKESKNYAGSQQDGESKGSLAEKMSSATSFAACQDDKVIEIQNALQMLDLVEAAHEKSLQETCSSKYSGSQSNAISSYNVMQKDNVQNTTTKTIVKKEDQNRDNGPKPFKCEMDYCEYGFMTKEALFRHLGRVHDYTIEMIEELKKTPVKFSPYPCYICPKTFTRTTGLRIHYEKVHHLTQAEMNKLKVGNRKKRSSNPNIETEVESSHGTGSSVVSTFIKQEPLDIDTGCSIQSTNQDSHAQSSEIITAGDAVQEDSMHQLTVERVQSPQDTLDDLDKSFYELESPSKTRYTKNETLMTASQINHTPVLKQKLGQGDTAERPAARSDARSFSHATEVASSQAVKPSPEKASCSKNTISKDEVHFQRKEKVQKRLGLQLCDADNSFSPYRPYRCVHEGCAAAFTIQQNLILHSRAMHQSSLPLSSGDLDTVKAVTGEQAAEVENNEIRCQVKDCSRIFPGITTLVQHYLLLHKFTRDKTTAMMSSLNIGTFQCDRSECTLSFTSVEKYIDHIKNFHKEINISERGSVDQTFKCGYDGCDRIYTTKSNLLRHEMKKHDLIYIPRTQQQRTTCVKPNNGKENIENAVKLNKKNTKKDDGSLDHWTNFGKPSLKSMDEASAICTQKLSLQYPCMIKGCDTVERTERNIFKHYTTHGLTEKYIEDQRSQFMFCKKYPRSRVKDANKSEGMSTDSSEETDPDEDEPETSETNCQRQEVLDGDIQAEAKLSTDEISETQYFTSEVKKRGCPRKSERRALACPDRRLTLRNRPADKVHQLTEASDQGSTASQEEESKGGVALDSFPKFLDTSPSTHTPKRKISGGSRSELPLKRQRTLKQKTANIMSATPDEVIGACQNLVDFRNPQNLQSVNNVKIVMDKTFSDGADLLLKQLQDMRPMVIIQKWLYS